CCGCCGGGCGCCATGTCGGCGATCGCCGCGCCCCTGCGCGCCATCTCCGGCTCGGTGAGGGACGTCGCGGCCTCCAGGGAGAGGATGCCGTGCCGGATGAAGGCCGAGCGCAGCGACGGACCGTACCTGCCGCCGTTGCGCCGACGGTCCGCGGCGATCATGTGCCCCGCGACCTGCGCGTAGTAGGCGGACACCACGGGCGCGGCCACGACGGCGTCCACCAGGAGCTGCCCGGCGATCTCGGCCGACATGGCCAGACCGGCCTGGTCCTGGAGGTCCTGCTGCCGGAAGATCCCGGCGACCGCCTTCAGGAACGCGCCGCTGAACACCCGGGAGAACGAGTGCGGCTCGCTGGAGAGGGTGTTCGCGGGGCCGTTCGGCGGCAGCTGCACGGGGTCGCGGTAGAAGAAGCTGTTCGCCATGTTGCGCAGGCAGTCGGGGTCGACCGAGTTGGGGTGCCGCTGGCGGATCGCCCAGCCGAGCTGCTCGGCCATCTTCGACACCCGCGAGGACAGTTCCAGGTCGCCCCGGGTCTCGGCCAGCACGACGATCCGCAGCGACTCCAGCTGCAGCGAGCTCAGCAGGGCGCTGATGTCGCCGAACGCCTCGTGCAGGGCGGCCGCCTCCGCGCTCGCCGCGCTGAACAGCTGAGGGCGCAGGGCGTCGAGGATCGCGTGCCCCGTTTCGTGCTCGACGACCTCGTTGCTCTCGCACGTGGCGACGTTGACGCCCGCCACCGTGTGCCGGAAGAACCACAGGCCCCTACGGTCGTAGAAGGCGTTGAGGTCGTCCCCCGCGTCGAGGTGCGCGGTCAGGGCCCGTCCGACCTGCGGATGCCACTGGGTCCCGGTCGGGACGAGGGGTCCCCACGTCTGGGCGGCCCTGCTCAGCGAGTCGGCCGCCACCCAGTAACGGAAGGCTTCGGTACCGGGGCCGGCACTGTCCGGCTGGGGCGTGTTCCCCGCGATGGCCGTGGGGAAGGGCTGCGTGTCGAGCCGCGGTACGGGATGCGGTACGGGCATGTTGACCTGGGGAGGGAATCCGGGGTCGTCCTCGTACACCAGCACCGTCGGGGTGGTGACCTGTGTCTGCGCCGTCATGGGGGCTCCCTGGGGGAGAGATGGGGGGAGGGGGAGGGCTCCAAGGGGACTCTCCAGAAACGGGAGTCCCTCACGTGCGGTCCCTCGCGCCCAGTACGAAGCCCCAGGAGCCGGGTGTCAATTCGAGGAGGGGCGGGCGGGGAAGCCCGAAGCGGCCCGTGCCCGGTGGGCACGGGCCGCCGAAGCGGTGAGGGGTAGGCGGCCGGTCAGGTGACGGCGCACAACCCCCGGACGGCTAGAGCACGCACTCCGCTTCCGCGTACCGGTCCTCGGGAACCGTCTTGAGCGTCGCGACGGCGTCGGCCAGCGGCACCATCACGATGTCCGTCCCGCGCAGGGACGTCATCTTCCCGAACTCCTGCCGGTGCACGGCCTCCACCGCGTGCCAGCCGAACCGCGTCGCGAGGACCCGGTCGTACGCGGTCGGCGTGCCGCCCCGCTGCACATGGCCCAGGATGACCGGCCGGGCCTCCTTGCCGAGCCGGGACTCCAGCTCGATGGAGAGCTGCCGGGCGATCCCGGCGAACCGCTCGTGCCCGTAGATGTCCTTCGCGCCCTCGTCGAAGGCCATGCTGCCGGCCTTCGGCTTGGCGCCCTCCGCCGCGACGACGATCGCGAACCGCTTGCCCGCCTCGAACCGCTCGCCGACCCGGCGGGCCAGCTCCTCGATGTCGAAGGGCCGCTCCGGCACGACGATGGCGTGGGCGCCGGCCGCCATGCCGGACTGAAGCGCTATCCAGCCGGTGTGGCGTCCCATGACCTCGACGACAAGCACCCGCTGGTGGGACTCGGCGGTGGTCTTCAGCCGGTCCAGCGCCTCGGTGGCGACACCGACCGCCGTGTCGAAGCCGAAGGTGACGTCCGTGCCGGCGATGTCGTTGTCGATGGTCTTCGGCACGCCCACGATCGGCAGACCGCTGTCCGACATCAGCCGCGCGGCCTTGAGCGTGCCCTCACCGCCGATGGGGATGATCGCGTCGAGACCGAGTTCCTCGACGTGGCCCCGGGCCCGCTCCACGCCGTCCCGCAGATGCGAGGGCTGGACGCGGGAGGAGCCGAGGATCGTGCCGCCGCGGGCGAGGATGCCGCCCACCGCGTCGAGGTCGAGCTTGAGGTAGTCACACTCCAGGAGGCCCTTCCAGCCGTCCCGGAAGCCGATGACCTCGTCGCCGTGGTCGGCGACGGCACGGTGCACGACGGACCGGATGACGGCGTTCAGGCCGGGGCAGTCGCCGCCGGACGTGAGGACACCAATGCGCATAGCCCGAAACAACCTTCTCCACGTGGGCCGGGTCCGGACCACTCTGTCCGGCTCGAATCCCGCCACCCTAGCGGCAGGAGGGGGCCGGGCCGAAGCACGCGTCCGCCTGCTGGACGTGCCTGCTCACCTGTGCGGATGCACCGTCAGACGGGCTGCTGACGGCACACCGACAAACAGGTGAACACACGACACACCGCCCGCCCACGAGACAGCCCCTCCGCAGCCCTGCGCGGACCGCCTCACACGGGCTGCCCGCAGCGGTGCCCACGCGGGCTGCTGCGCAGGTGGTGCCTACACACGCTGCCCGCAGCGGTGCCTACGCAGGCTGCTGCGCGGTGGTGCCTACGCAGGCTGCTGCGCAGCAGCGATGCGCTCGTTGCGGAGTGCCTCGTACCAGTGGTCGTCGATCGGGGGCAGCGCGTTCACGTCGAGGGCCAGTTTCAGCAGCAGGTCCGCGATCAGCGGGTTGCGGGCGAGTACCGGGCCGTGCATGTACGTGCCGAACACGGTGTCGTTGTACGCGCCCTCGGTGCCGTCACCCGTGCCGTTGCCCTTGCCCAGCTGGACACGGGCGAGCGGACGGGCGGTCGGGCCGAGGTGGGTGATGCCCTGGTGGTTCTCGAAACCGGTCAGCGGAGGCAGGCCGAGACGCGGGTCGATGTCCCCGAGGACGTCGCCGACGCACCGCTCGCCCTCGCCACGCGTCGTCGTCACGTCCAGCAGCCCGAGACCGGGCTCGCGCTGGCCGAGGTCGTTGACGAACTCGTGGCCCAGGATCTGGTAGCCGGCGCAGACGGCGAAGACGATCGCGCCGTTGTTCACCGCCTGGTACAGGTGCCCGTCACGCCGCAGCCGCTCCGCCGCGAGCCGCTGCGGCCGGTCCTCGCCGCCGCCGATGAGGTAGATGTCGCCGGAGGTCGGGATCGGCTGGTCGCTGCGCACGTCGAGACGCGCCACGTCGAGGCCGCGCTGCCGGGCCCGGCGCTCGACGACGAGGGCGTTGCCCTGGTCGCCGTAGGTGCTCAGCAGGTCCGGGTAGATCCACACCAGCCGCAGTTGGTTGTCGCTCATGGAAACGTCCTTCGGGGTCAGTTGCCGACGCGGCGGCGAAGGTCCTGGAACGCGGTGTAGTTCGCGATGACCTCGATCCGGCCCGGCGGCGCCTGCTGCACGGCCTGGTCGAGGTTCTCGCACACCTGGAAGTGCTGGTTGGCGACCTCCAGACGCACCG
This Streptomyces sp. NBC_00377 DNA region includes the following protein-coding sequences:
- a CDS encoding type 1 glutamine amidotransferase, yielding MSDNQLRLVWIYPDLLSTYGDQGNALVVERRARQRGLDVARLDVRSDQPIPTSGDIYLIGGGEDRPQRLAAERLRRDGHLYQAVNNGAIVFAVCAGYQILGHEFVNDLGQREPGLGLLDVTTTRGEGERCVGDVLGDIDPRLGLPPLTGFENHQGITHLGPTARPLARVQLGKGNGTGDGTEGAYNDTVFGTYMHGPVLARNPLIADLLLKLALDVNALPPIDDHWYEALRNERIAAAQQPA
- a CDS encoding 6-phosphofructokinase, with the protein product MRIGVLTSGGDCPGLNAVIRSVVHRAVADHGDEVIGFRDGWKGLLECDYLKLDLDAVGGILARGGTILGSSRVQPSHLRDGVERARGHVEELGLDAIIPIGGEGTLKAARLMSDSGLPIVGVPKTIDNDIAGTDVTFGFDTAVGVATEALDRLKTTAESHQRVLVVEVMGRHTGWIALQSGMAAGAHAIVVPERPFDIEELARRVGERFEAGKRFAIVVAAEGAKPKAGSMAFDEGAKDIYGHERFAGIARQLSIELESRLGKEARPVILGHVQRGGTPTAYDRVLATRFGWHAVEAVHRQEFGKMTSLRGTDIVMVPLADAVATLKTVPEDRYAEAECVL